In Bradyrhizobium sp. 200, the sequence ATCCCGCGGACCGGCGCCTGCGCTCTGCCAGACATTGATCGCGAGGTGATGGTGATAACGCCCGGACGACAGGAACGCCGCGCCGCTGCGCTTGCGGGTGGGGTCGAAACCGAGGGTGGCGCTATAGAAGCGGTCCGCCTGTTCGAGATCGCCGACACGCAGATGCATGTGGCCGATGCGCAAGTCGTCGGGGGCCTTGGCATAGTTGGTCGTGCGCGTATCGGTCAGCGCCAGCAGGCCGTCGATGTCGAGCCGGTCGGTTGCCATAGCGACCGAGCCGCCATCCCATTTCCAGGTCTCGGGCGCGCGGTCGGCGTAGACCTCGATGCCGTTGCCTTCGGGGTCGTCGAGATAGACGGACTCGCTGACGAGGTGATCGGCGAAACCGGACAGCGGAATCTTGTTTTTCGCCGCGTGCACCAGCCAGCGCGCGAGGTCCTTGCGCGTCGGCATCAGGAACGCGGTGTGATAGAGGCCAGCCGCGTTGCGCGCCTCGCGTGCCGCACCCCCGCGTCGTTCGAGATCGAGCAGCGGCACGCCGCCCGAGCCGAGGCGGGCGCTGGTCGCCGAGCGCGCCATGACCGTCAGGCCGATCGCGTCGCGATAATAGTTGGCAACGAGATCGAGGTCGCGCACACGCAAGGTCACCATGCCGATCCGCATCGGCGTCCGATTGGCAAAGGTCGGCCCGCCGCCGCCCGCCATCCCTTCGGCCCGCGCCGCGGCGATGGCTGCCGCAGAGAGCGAAGAAGCGCCGGCGAGGTGAAGCAGCGTGCGGCGGGTCAGGTCGATGGTCATGAAAGCTCCTCCAGCGATCGCTACAGCGAAGCAAATCTCGCGCCGGATTCCAAGCCGCAGTAATGCCGCTCCCGCTATTCTTCGATGCGCAATTGCACATAGGAGAATGACAGCGCCAAAATGCGACAAAACAGCCCGACGGGCAAATCACTTCTGATTTTCCGAAATCGTGTCAAGCCCCGGAATCAAAAATATTCCGCTTCACACGCCGGGCAAATCAGCCGCATAACTCCGCCCGTCTCACCCATTGAGGGGCGCTCGCGATCGTCACGGACGTGCGGTGAGATGCGGTGGACGCGAGAGGCGCGCGAGACGTACGCGCCTCGAGCGTACGGCGAAGTCGTGTGGTTCGGGCGCCGCGGTGCTGGCGTTAAGTTGGCGGGAAGTGTCCCGCCGATGACGGAGGCAAGAAAGCCGTTCTCCGGGAAGAGCACGAAGTAAGCCGTAAAGCCATTGCGCAGGGAAGGCCGGGATGCTCCCGCTGTACCTGTATGCTCGTGTGCATTTTTGTTTGCGCAAATCGCACGCGAGACCGCGGGTGCAGCAAGCACCCGGTCTTCCCTGCGCCCTCTGATTCGAAGAGGGCAAACGAAGATGCAAACCTCGGGCGCAAATACGTCGCGAGAACGCGAAACAGTATCCACCCGTCATTGCGAGCGCAGCGAAGCAATCCATCTATCTCCGCATTGAGGTATGGATTGCTTCGCTTCGCTCGCAATGACGGGGTGAGAGCGGGGTCACATCCCTCGAAACGGTGCTTTCGGCGCCCCGGCAACTGCCACCCACTCCAGCCTTTCAATTTTGCGATAGAAGCCATGTCCACATTCAAATTCCTTGTCCCTCCGCCGCGGCCTATTCTGCGCACCAATCAACCCCGGAATCGCAGAGGAAACTGAGCCCGATGGCGGAAGCAGCAAAATCACGTAGCGAGGCGCCGGCGGCGCTGCCGACGTGGCCGGACGAGATCTACCGCGCGCTCAAGGACGCCGGCATTCGCCAGGTTGCCATGGTGCCGGACGCCGGCCACAGCCGCCTGATCCGTTCCTTCGAGGCCGACCCCGAAACCCGCGTCGTGACGCTGACGACGGAAGAGGAGGGCGTGGCGATGCTGGCGGGCGCATGGCTCGGCGGCGAGCGCGGCGTTCTGCTGTTGCAGTCGAGCGGCGTCGGCAATTGCATCAACATGCTGTCGCTGCCCGTCATCTGCCACATGCCGCTGTTGATGATCGTCACCATGCGCGGCGACTGGGGCGAGTTCAACCCGTGGCAGATCCCGATGGGGCAGGGGACGCGGCCCTCGCTGGAGGCCATGGGCGTGATCGTGAACAAGGTGGACGAGCCCGATCTCGTCGCCTCGGCCGTGCAGGGCGCGGCCCATCTCGCCTTCAACACCTGGAAGCCGGTGGCGGTCCTGATCGGCCAGCGTGTGCTCGGCGCCAAGAATTTCAAGGAGCTTGCCCGCAAATGACCGCCAATCCGAACGCGCTTTTGCATCGCCGTGACGTCGTCAACGAATTGCTGCGTGACCGCGCGGATCTCCTCGTCATCGCCGGCCTCGGCGCGCCGAACTGGGACGTCTCCGCCGCCGGCGATCATCCCAACAATTTCCCGCTCTGGGGCGCCATGGGCGGCGCCTCCATGATCGGGCTCGGGCTGGCGCTGGCGCAGCCGAAGCGCAAAGTGCTTGTCGTCACCGGCGACGGCGAGATGCTGATGAATGTCGGCTCGCTTGCGACGATTGCGGTGGAAGCGCCGAAGAACCTGACGATCGCCGTGCTCGACAATGAGCGCTTCGGCGAGACCGGCATGCAGAAAACCCCGACCGCCTCCGGCGTCGACCTCGCCGCCATCGCGACCGCCTGCGGTATCCGCACCTCGCGCATCGTCCGCACGATGGCCGAGGTCACCGAGCTGCGCGACCTCGCGCATGAGGGCAGGGGAACGGCCTTCGCGCAGATCAAGATCAATCCCGAGGCGCTGGTATTCGTGATGCCGCCGGCCGACGGCGTCATCCTGACGACGCGCTTCCGGCAATCGGTGCTGGGAGACGAGGCGCTTTATAATTGAGGGGTGGCGCCAGCACCGAGCTCGTCATGCCCGGCCTTGAGCCGGGCATCCACGTCTACGTTGGACCTTGCAAAGACGTGGATGGCCGGGCGTAGGCTAGCGGAAGCGACGCCGTCCTTCGGACGGCTATGCCCGGCCATGACGAAGAGAAAATGCACGGGCGTGTTACGCCGTCATGTTGATCTTCCAAAATCCTTCCCGGGAGAGCTGCTGAATCTCCGACACGATCAGCGTCGCGATCGTCGTCGTTGCGATCGACGGCGGATGGGCGATCGGCGAGGCGAGAATGAGTTCGCGCGATACCGATGGGCTGACGGCGGCCATCTCAAGGCGCTTCGCCGCCACCTCGGTGCGGATCGCGGACGGCGGCAACAGCGTGTAGCCGAGCCCTTCCTCCATCAGGCTGATCTGCGCGCGATAGGAATCGACCTCGATCATGGCGTCGAGCTTCAGTTTCTCGC encodes:
- a CDS encoding thiamine pyrophosphate-binding protein yields the protein MAEAAKSRSEAPAALPTWPDEIYRALKDAGIRQVAMVPDAGHSRLIRSFEADPETRVVTLTTEEEGVAMLAGAWLGGERGVLLLQSSGVGNCINMLSLPVICHMPLLMIVTMRGDWGEFNPWQIPMGQGTRPSLEAMGVIVNKVDEPDLVASAVQGAAHLAFNTWKPVAVLIGQRVLGAKNFKELARK
- a CDS encoding VOC family protein, whose product is MTIDLTRRTLLHLAGASSLSAAAIAAARAEGMAGGGGPTFANRTPMRIGMVTLRVRDLDLVANYYRDAIGLTVMARSATSARLGSGGVPLLDLERRGGAAREARNAAGLYHTAFLMPTRKDLARWLVHAAKNKIPLSGFADHLVSESVYLDDPEGNGIEVYADRAPETWKWDGGSVAMATDRLDIDGLLALTDTRTTNYAKAPDDLRIGHMHLRVGDLEQADRFYSATLGFDPTRKRSGAAFLSSGRYHHHLAINVWQSAGAGPRDDAATGLAWFSLEIAAPEILQSQEQRLRQAGAQAVAIANGIETADPWGTKVRLIKV
- a CDS encoding thiamine pyrophosphate-dependent enzyme — encoded protein: MTANPNALLHRRDVVNELLRDRADLLVIAGLGAPNWDVSAAGDHPNNFPLWGAMGGASMIGLGLALAQPKRKVLVVTGDGEMLMNVGSLATIAVEAPKNLTIAVLDNERFGETGMQKTPTASGVDLAAIATACGIRTSRIVRTMAEVTELRDLAHEGRGTAFAQIKINPEALVFVMPPADGVILTTRFRQSVLGDEALYN